The following coding sequences lie in one Duffyella gerundensis genomic window:
- a CDS encoding YjfB family protein produces MDVSQITSLAIGLDNLDLGNKINTLVLKKSLDNQQAMATGILESIPQLPANPAIGRNINTTA; encoded by the coding sequence ATGGATGTATCACAAATTACATCACTGGCTATCGGCCTTGATAACCTGGATCTAGGTAATAAAATAAACACCTTAGTACTGAAGAAGTCTCTGGATAATCAGCAGGCGATGGCAACGGGGATCCTCGAATCCATTCCTCAGCTGCCTGCTAATCCTGCTATCGGGCGCAACATCAATACCACGGCCTGA
- a CDS encoding LysE family translocator: MALSHELILIYTTYFVATASPGPSNMAIMGTAMKKGRGAALALAAGVIGGSMLWALLAACGVLTVLATFAQLLIVLKIGGGLYLLWLAFKAGKSALRRTDAAEFASSTESVAFGKLFRQGILMHIGNPKAILTWVAIMSVALKPDAAASTLPMIISGCAAICVVVFCGYAVLFSTAMMAAFYRRIRRALDALLACCFAMAGLKLVFSRS, translated from the coding sequence ATGGCGCTTTCTCACGAATTGATTCTGATCTACACCACCTATTTTGTCGCCACTGCCAGCCCCGGACCCAGCAATATGGCTATTATGGGCACGGCAATGAAAAAGGGGCGCGGCGCAGCACTGGCGCTGGCAGCAGGCGTAATAGGCGGTTCGATGTTGTGGGCGCTATTGGCGGCATGCGGCGTCCTGACCGTGCTGGCGACCTTTGCACAACTGCTGATCGTGTTGAAAATTGGCGGTGGCCTCTATCTGTTATGGCTGGCGTTTAAAGCAGGCAAATCTGCACTGCGCCGTACGGATGCCGCTGAATTTGCCAGCAGCACAGAGAGCGTGGCCTTTGGCAAGCTGTTCCGTCAGGGGATTCTGATGCACATTGGCAATCCGAAAGCGATTCTCACCTGGGTCGCCATCATGTCGGTGGCGCTCAAGCCGGACGCGGCTGCCTCTACTCTCCCGATGATCATCAGTGGCTGTGCGGCGATTTGCGTGGTGGTGTTCTGCGGTTATGCCGTGCTGTTTTCTACCGCCATGATGGCTGCATTTTATCGCCGTATCCGCCGCGCGCTGGATGCCTTGCTGGCATGCTGCTTCGCGATGGCCGGACTGAAGCTGGTATTCAGCCGCAGTTAA